From Sphingobium sp. RAC03, a single genomic window includes:
- the nuoF gene encoding NADH-quinone oxidoreductase subunit NuoF: MADDTAIAAPPPQPPFVGPLEDRDRIFTNVHGFQDWAIDAAMKRGDWDNTKDLLSLGQDAIIDIIKASNLRGRGGAGFPTGMKWSFMPKESKDGRPSFLVINADESEPGSCKDREIVRHDPHKLIEGALIAGFAMRARAAYIYIRGEFIYEAKVLFAAVEQAYAKGFIGKNACGSGYDFDVFVHRGAGAYICGEETAQIESLEGKKGQPRLKPPFPAGAGLYGCPTTVNNVESIAVTPTILRRGAAWFNRFGREGNRGTKLFQISGHVNKPCVVEESMSIPFRELIDRHCGGIRGGWDNLLAVIPGGSSVPLVPAREIMDAPMDFDGLKALGSGLGTAAVIVMDKSTDIVRAISRLSYFYKHESCGQCTPCREGTGWMWRVMERLRTGEAELSEIDMLHQVTKQVEGHTICALGDAAAWPIQGLIKHFRPEIERRINERGMPVMEAAE, translated from the coding sequence ATGGCCGACGACACCGCAATTGCTGCGCCGCCTCCTCAGCCGCCGTTCGTCGGCCCGTTGGAGGACAGGGACCGCATCTTCACCAACGTCCATGGTTTTCAGGATTGGGCCATCGATGCGGCGATGAAACGCGGCGATTGGGACAATACCAAGGATCTGCTGAGCCTGGGCCAGGACGCGATCATCGACATCATCAAGGCGTCGAACCTGCGCGGCCGTGGCGGCGCTGGCTTCCCGACCGGCATGAAGTGGAGCTTCATGCCCAAGGAAAGCAAGGATGGTCGTCCAAGCTTCCTGGTCATCAACGCCGACGAATCCGAGCCGGGTAGCTGCAAGGACCGAGAAATCGTCCGCCACGATCCGCACAAGCTGATCGAAGGCGCGTTGATCGCCGGGTTCGCGATGCGCGCGCGCGCCGCCTATATCTACATCCGTGGCGAGTTCATCTACGAAGCCAAGGTGTTGTTCGCGGCGGTCGAGCAGGCCTATGCCAAGGGCTTCATCGGCAAGAATGCCTGCGGTTCCGGCTATGATTTCGACGTCTTCGTCCATCGCGGCGCGGGCGCTTATATCTGCGGCGAGGAAACCGCGCAGATCGAAAGCCTGGAAGGCAAGAAGGGCCAACCCCGTTTGAAGCCGCCTTTCCCGGCGGGTGCGGGCCTCTATGGCTGCCCCACCACAGTCAACAATGTCGAAAGCATCGCGGTTACGCCGACGATCCTGCGGCGTGGCGCGGCCTGGTTCAACCGCTTCGGGCGCGAGGGCAATCGCGGCACCAAGCTGTTCCAGATCAGCGGCCATGTGAACAAGCCCTGCGTGGTCGAGGAATCGATGTCGATCCCGTTCCGCGAACTGATCGACCGTCATTGCGGCGGCATCCGGGGCGGGTGGGACAATCTGCTGGCGGTCATTCCCGGCGGCTCCTCGGTCCCCCTGGTCCCCGCGCGCGAAATCATGGACGCGCCGATGGACTTCGACGGGTTGAAGGCGCTCGGCTCCGGCCTCGGCACCGCCGCCGTCATCGTCATGGACAAGTCCACCGACATCGTCCGCGCCATTTCGCGGCTGTCCTATTTCTACAAGCATGAAAGCTGCGGCCAATGCACCCCCTGCCGCGAAGGCACGGGCTGGATGTGGCGCGTGATGGAACGGCTGCGCACAGGCGAAGCGGAACTGTCCGAAATCGACATGCTGCATCAGGTCACCAAGCAGGTCGAAGGCCACACCATCTGCGCGCTCGGCGACGCGGCGGCCTGGCCGATCCAGGGCCTGATCAAGCATTTCCGGCCGGAAATCGAGCGCCGGATCAATGAGCGCGGCATGCCTGTGATGGAGGCGGCGGAGTGA